Proteins co-encoded in one Prescottella sp. R16 genomic window:
- a CDS encoding LysE family transporter, with amino-acid sequence MSWQLWSAFFGAAWVISLSPGAGAIASMSTGLQHGFRRGYWNILGLQLALLLQIAIVAAGVGALLAGSTTAFLAVKWFGVAYLAYLGVRQWRSTPAEMEVAAGDGRASAVALVTRAFLVNASNPKAIVFMLAVLPQFLDPSAPLLPQYALMAATMVAVDVAVMTGYTGLASRLLRLLRSPRQQRVTNRVFAALFFVAAAALAAAV; translated from the coding sequence GTGTCGTGGCAGCTCTGGTCGGCGTTCTTCGGCGCCGCCTGGGTGATCAGCCTGTCGCCGGGGGCCGGCGCGATCGCGTCGATGTCGACGGGCCTGCAGCACGGGTTCCGGCGCGGCTACTGGAACATTCTGGGACTGCAGCTCGCGTTGCTCCTGCAGATCGCGATCGTCGCCGCCGGGGTGGGCGCACTCCTGGCCGGCTCCACCACGGCGTTCCTGGCCGTGAAATGGTTCGGCGTCGCCTATCTCGCGTATCTCGGTGTGCGGCAGTGGCGTTCGACGCCCGCCGAGATGGAGGTGGCGGCCGGGGACGGGCGGGCGTCGGCCGTGGCGCTGGTGACGCGTGCGTTCCTCGTCAATGCGAGCAACCCGAAGGCGATCGTGTTCATGCTCGCGGTGCTGCCGCAGTTCCTGGACCCGTCCGCCCCGCTGCTGCCGCAGTACGCGCTCATGGCCGCCACCATGGTGGCCGTCGACGTCGCCGTGATGACGGGCTACACCGGGCTCGCGTCCAGGCTGCTGCGCCTGCTGCGGTCCCCGCGCCAGCAGCGCGTCACGAACCGGGTGTTCGCTGCCCTGTTCTTCGTCGCCGCCGCGGCCCTCGCTGCGGCGGTGTGA
- a CDS encoding NAD(P)H-dependent oxidoreductase, which yields MLLLAHPRSDSYCHALADRIRTVLTGSGLDVRFHDLYAERFDPVVSAEEAYTTGESVESYLAREADTVVGRHRTELRDAAGLVVVHPNWWGKPPAILAGWMDRVVVPGVAYRLPDATGVPESLVTVRQMLVVNTSDTTAEREDAVFGDPLAAIWGNCLAPYLGDPVFVRRVLRPVTDADDAQRAAWLDEVAALTAATFVR from the coding sequence ATGTTGCTCCTCGCACACCCGCGGAGCGACAGCTACTGTCACGCGCTCGCGGACCGGATCCGGACGGTGCTCACCGGATCCGGCCTCGACGTGCGGTTCCACGACCTGTACGCGGAACGGTTCGATCCGGTCGTGTCCGCGGAGGAGGCGTACACGACCGGGGAGTCCGTCGAGTCGTATCTGGCCCGGGAGGCGGACACGGTGGTGGGACGTCACCGCACCGAACTCCGGGACGCCGCCGGACTGGTCGTCGTGCACCCCAACTGGTGGGGCAAGCCGCCCGCGATCCTGGCGGGCTGGATGGACCGGGTTGTCGTGCCCGGAGTGGCGTACCGGCTCCCGGATGCGACCGGCGTGCCCGAGAGTCTGGTCACGGTCCGGCAGATGCTGGTGGTGAACACGTCGGACACCACCGCCGAGCGTGAGGACGCGGTGTTCGGCGATCCGCTCGCCGCGATCTGGGGGAACTGCCTCGCCCCGTATCTGGGCGATCCGGTGTTCGTCCGCCGGGTGCTGCGCCCGGTCACCGACGCCGACGACGCGCAACGGGCGGCGTGGCTCGACGAGGTCGCGGCGCTGACGGCGGCGACGTTCGTGCGGTAG
- the nadC gene encoding carboxylating nicotinate-nucleotide diphosphorylase codes for MTDTQDRLDPQETLALVRTALDEDLRYGPDVTSVATVPADAVTAASVVSRAAGTVAGVDVGLVVLDEVIGAGNYEVVHRVADGTRVAPGDAVLTVKAPTLALLTAERTMLNLMCHLSGIATATAAWVDAVDGTDCKIRDSRKTLPGLRGLQKYAVRAGGGVNHRMGLGDAALIKDNHVVAAGSIVAALRAVKAAAPDLECEVEVDTLEQLDAVLAEGAELVLLDNFPLWQTQTAVQRRDTVSPSTKLESSGGLTLDMAADYAATGVDYLAVGALTHSVTVLDLGLDM; via the coding sequence GTGACCGACACGCAGGACCGCCTCGATCCGCAGGAGACGCTCGCGCTGGTGCGCACCGCGCTCGACGAGGACCTCCGCTACGGCCCGGACGTCACGTCGGTGGCCACGGTTCCCGCCGACGCGGTCACCGCGGCGTCCGTCGTCAGCCGTGCCGCCGGCACCGTCGCCGGTGTCGACGTGGGTCTGGTGGTGCTCGACGAGGTGATCGGCGCCGGCAACTACGAGGTGGTCCATCGGGTCGCCGACGGCACCCGGGTCGCGCCGGGCGACGCCGTGCTCACGGTGAAGGCGCCGACGTTGGCGCTGCTCACCGCGGAGCGCACGATGCTCAACCTGATGTGCCACCTGTCCGGGATCGCGACCGCGACGGCGGCATGGGTCGACGCCGTCGACGGCACCGACTGCAAGATCCGGGACAGCCGCAAGACGCTGCCCGGGCTGCGCGGGCTGCAGAAGTACGCGGTCCGGGCCGGGGGCGGCGTCAACCATCGGATGGGTCTCGGTGACGCGGCGCTGATCAAGGACAACCACGTCGTGGCGGCCGGGTCGATCGTGGCGGCGCTGCGCGCGGTGAAGGCCGCGGCCCCCGATCTCGAGTGCGAGGTGGAGGTCGACACCCTCGAACAGCTCGACGCGGTCCTCGCCGAGGGTGCGGAACTCGTTCTGCTGGACAACTTTCCGCTGTGGCAGACGCAGACCGCGGTGCAGCGGCGCGACACGGTCTCGCCGTCCACCAAGCTCGAGTCCTCCGGCGGGCTGACGCTCGACATGGCCGCCGACTACGCCGCGACCGGCGTCGACTACCTCGCCGTCGGCGCGCTCACCCACTCGGTGACGGTGCTCGACCTCGGCCTGGACATGTAA